A window of the Gemmatirosa kalamazoonensis genome harbors these coding sequences:
- a CDS encoding type B 50S ribosomal protein L31: MKNDIHPQYHPVVFKDLSNGQLIVTRSTMTSEQKIRLSDGNEYPVVPLEITNMSHPFFTGEQRLVDTQGRVDKFKKRYSR, from the coding sequence ATGAAGAACGACATCCACCCCCAGTACCACCCGGTGGTCTTCAAGGACCTCTCGAACGGGCAGCTGATCGTGACCCGGTCGACGATGACCAGCGAGCAGAAGATCCGCCTGAGCGACGGCAACGAGTACCCGGTCGTCCCGCTCGAGATCACGAACATGTCGCACCCGTTCTTCACCGGCGAGCAGCGCCTGGTGGACACGCAGGGTCGCGTCGAC